gattttttttttatccccacGATGGCATTACCAATTCCATACGGAGATGAGCAAAAGGGAACGTTCTGTTATGGACAGTCACGTTGTTGTGAGCAGGAGCGTACGTCTGTCGTGTTGTCTTATGCAGGAGGAAGGCTTGCTTGGCATGGTAACCCCGCTTTCTGTTTGGTCTTTCCTTAAAATCGCATCCATGCCTCAGGCCAGCTGAGAGATGGAGGCCCCGAGCAGCGAATGGGAGAGTCCCCAACCCTCTGGGATGCAGGTGATGGGACATAGCAGTGAAGGGAGGAAAGACACACTCAGGGCATACGTTCGGCCAATGCAACTGTTCTTTTATTGAATATTCGGCAGTGACAGAAAGATGCTCGATTCAGGAGAAggctttccctccctgccccctacaCCCAGAGCTTGGATTGGACAAGCCCAGCTACGGGGGCGCAGCGCTCCAGCTGGTACACGTGTCCATGTGTCTTCCGCATACGTGGGCGTCTTTGTCACAAGGGCCACGGGGGACCACAGCTCCTTGTCTGTGGTCCTCCCCCTGCTCCGCTGCGGCCTGGCGGGCCTGTGAGAAAGCCTGCCCGTGGGCACGGGTCCCAGCAGAGCCCACCCACCCCCTGGCAGGGAGGCTCCTCTGGCTCAGGCCTTAGGGTAGTGGGCCCGTGGGCGCTCGGGCCGGGCTCGCCTTGGCAGCCTGGTCTTGAAGAGGGACTTGCCCGAGGCTTCGATGTAAGTGACGCTCATCTCTTTGGGGCTGATCTCCACGTAGGCAAAGCCACCCAGTGAGTCCTCGGCCCCATAGTGGAAGCGCAGGTAGCCGTTGGGGACCTTGCGCTGATGCTTTTTCGAAGGGTCCATGAAGTTCCCGGCCCCGCTCAGCACGTAGCCCACGCCATTCTCATCCTGAAGGTACTGCGCGCGGAGGGCACCCGGTCAGTGGGGAGCCCCAGCCCCTTCGAGAGGTTGTTTGTGCCCCCCCTGCCTGGAGTCCAGGGTCAGGTCTGTCCCTGACCAGAGAGTCACCCTGGGCAAGGACCAGAACCCCTCGGGGTCTGGGTTTCCTTCCCTGCAGCCATGTATCGATCCTGCTTCACAGCCCGAGAACTGAGTAAGCAATTGGCCACTGGTGGCTAGTATGCTGCCTTAGGAGACTTCGGGCTGTTTCCCTGGTTAGACAGCATACAGCTTGAGGGACatttgggagaccccccccccacaaggcAGCAGAAGGATCCCATGCAGCACATTGGCTGGGCtgggctccccctccccacctcccctgcagACCCCTTACCTGCAGGTTGTGGTCATGGCCACACAGGTAGGCGGTGACCTTGTACATGGCCAGCAGAGGCATCAGCTGCTTGACCAGGCAGCGGGTGGGCCCGTGCTCAGCAATGGACCACACGGGGTAGTGGCCGGCCACCAGCACATAGTCTTCCTTGGCCGCTGCCAGCTGCTTCTTGAGCCAGGCCAGCTGTGTGCGGGCCAGCGCCGGGTCCCGGGGCCTCTCGGGCTGCTGGCTGAGGAAGTCGTCTGAGTTGCCACACAGCGTCACCGTGTCCAGCATGAAGATGGCCACAGACACGTTGGACCGTGGGACTTTGAAGCGCAGACGGTAGTAAGGACTGGGGAAATTCCTGCGGGGGAGACGGAGGCAGGGGGTGCATGTCTCGAGCAGAGGAGCCCCAGGTTCAGCGCAGGCCTGGGGGCCTCTATCCACTGGggtgaggcagggcagagggggtggggcaggctcACCAACGCTGAGAGATCCTGGAATAGGCTATTTGTGCCGAGACGTTCCCCAAGTGGTCGTGGTTGCCAGCCAGCACGTACCAGGGCACATTgcggagggaagaggcagagaacacATCCTCGAAGGTCTCCTGCAGCCCACAGAAGAAGCCCAAACCCCAGGGTCAGGCAGCTACCCAGATGCTCCCACCAGGTTGGGGGCTGGAGACATGGAGTGCTCTAGGTACCCACAAATGTCAGCTTCCCCGTGCCCTCTCCAGAGTCCACAGGTCAAGTGGCTTTTCCAcgtgtgtcccccaccccactctaAATGGCACACACCTGAAACCTCTTGTCGTTGGCATCCTGCACCCCACTGAAGTAGAAATTGTCCCCCAGGGACAGGATGAAGTCTGCACCGAGAATCTGCACGGTCCTGGCAATCTCCTTGGCATTGGCCATTTCCCTGGCAGTGTGGAATGGGGCATTGGGGACTCCTCCCCAGTCACCCAGGGCCACAAAGCGCAGGACGGGGTTGGCTCCATCAGCCAGGGGGAGCACCAGCCAGGCTTGCAGGATGAGCAGCACGGTCTGTGTGTCCATCTGGGAGGAGGAGAGATGAGTCCTGGGCTGAGGTATGGGCAGTGGGCCCTTGGGACCACTGCTCAGAGCGGGGAGACAGCTTCCTGCAGGGCTGGCCCAGGGGGAAGCCCTGGGTGTGGCCCTTGTTCCCAGGACTTTAGGCAGGAGCCGgctgggagggtcagagggtagGCGGGGTCCAGGGGCAGGGAAGGGTGGCTGTGCCGGCCCATTCTGGTCGCCCTCATCCCACACCCAGCACTCACCCTGGGGGAAGCACAAGGCAGTCAGCCGGGGGCTCAGAGGCAGGTGAGCTCCTGGGCAGAACTGGTGGGTCACCGAGCCTTTATTCCCTGGGGCGGAAATGGATCATTAGTGAGGATGATGCAGTTTCTCCGCAGACTGTTCCAGAAGCCCTCCCCTTGGGTCATGTGAGCTTTGGAGTTCCCCAGTGCTGGACACGGGATTCGGGTGGGGGTCTGGCCCCCGAGTGAGTGCAGCCTCTGTGTTTGCCCACATGAGCTTGTTTGTGTCATGGGCCCGAGGCGCCCCGCTATCTGTGCGTGCCGTGTCTGTGGCCGTATCTGTGTGCCCCAGCCAGACCCATCTTGTGTGTCCATGCACTCCCAGGACGTGTTTGTCTGCCTGTGTCTGGGCGTGTCTGCGCTGTTTCCTGTGTGTAGCCAAGCGCGCCTGCCTGGGTCACATGTCTGCGTGTGCCCGGGAGTCCTTTGTCCCTGTAGATGTGCACGCAGAGCCTGGCAAGGCCCGTGTGGTGTGTGGGTGGCCTCTGCCTGGGATCTAAAGTAGAACTGTGTGGGCCATCGATTTGTGACCCTGCACTGTGGACTGAGTTGTGTTGTGGGTCTATGTTGTGTCTCACGTGAGTTGTGTGTTTGACAAcatctgggtttgagtcccagggtcacctccctcccccaaacaccAGGGTCTCCCTTTTCCAGGAAGTCCTGCCCacatcttcccctcctccccaccccccattccccACAGGAGGAACCCAGGCCGGGGCAGCGGGTGCCACGCCACGTGACCACTGATTTGTGACCCTCACACACTCAGCAGCTGCCTGCAGGCCTCCCAGCGCCGGCTGCCCGGAGAGTTGGCAGGTGGGTGCTTGGGTagtgccccccacctccctgcaccAGTGCCCTGTCTGACCTGCCCCtcacctccctgccttcctccttccgCTGTGACTTGTCCCCTGCACACTCACAATGGGCCAATTGGGGGGGCCCGCTTTTCAACGCGGAGGTCACCGGCTCAGGGAGGTGAGGTGACCTGCCCCAGGTCAGCCAGCAGAGGCTGGCTGTGCCTCCCGCCCCACAGCCCGGACAAACAGGAAGTGGGTCACCCGGGCAGGCGGAGCACCCCCCCTCCTGCCCCCGGGCCCCAGCGGCGTTCACACCCGCCGGGCCGTCTCACCTACCGTCTGCCGCCGGCGCTAGCAGTGGGCCTGGCGGCAGGGGTGCAGGGCGCTCGCGGTGGCGGGCGGCTTGGCTTGCAGGAGGCCGTGGCCTTCCCGCCAGGTCCGCTGCCCGGGCAGGCCCAGGTGATCCCCCGCGGGGAGGGCAGGCGCCTGGGCCTCCCGGCCAGGGGCCACCGCGCCTCCGAATCCGGCTGAGCCACTGAGCGCCGCCACGCCTCCTTTGGGGCGCAGGCGGCACATCTGTAGAATGGGGTTCAGCACCCCAGGGGGAGGCCCAGGCCAGCCGACTGGGCTACAGCTGGGGCCAGCAACGGGGCTTAGAGACCGGagttcctccctctgcccccacgcAGGCCGAGTCGCCCCCCACTCCTTCACACCTGGGACACCCACAGCCCGCGATGGCTGGGTAGGGCCTCACTCTGGGCCTGGCCACCCTCTAGTGAGGAAGTATGTCTTCAACCTCAGCTTCCTGGTCTTTAAAATGGGTGTGAGGGCAGACAAGTCAAATCTTCTCTAGAAAGAATTCCAAGTAAGTGTAAGTGGAAAGGGCCCTTCCAGGAGCTGGAGTTCAACCCTTCCAGCCTCCTTTTGAGTGTGGTCTAGAGTCAAAGGAGTTAGTGACTTTCATCCGAAGAATAAAGTATGGGAAAGCAAAAGACGGGAACCTTCCCAGGGGAGATACCTGGCAGACACCCTCTTAACCGAACGGTCCAGGCTAACAGCCCTGGGGATAAGTCTCACTGACATCATGTCATGAGAAGGACACCTTGCCTCTGTGGGTTTCTTCCCAGGAACCTGTAACCA
The sequence above is a segment of the Meles meles chromosome 20, mMelMel3.1 paternal haplotype, whole genome shotgun sequence genome. Coding sequences within it:
- the ACP5 gene encoding tartrate-resistant acid phosphatase type 5, translating into MDTQTVLLILQAWLVLPLADGANPVLRFVALGDWGGVPNAPFHTAREMANAKEIARTVQILGADFILSLGDNFYFSGVQDANDKRFQETFEDVFSASSLRNVPWYVLAGNHDHLGNVSAQIAYSRISQRWNFPSPYYRLRFKVPRSNVSVAIFMLDTVTLCGNSDDFLSQQPERPRDPALARTQLAWLKKQLAAAKEDYVLVAGHYPVWSIAEHGPTRCLVKQLMPLLAMYKVTAYLCGHDHNLQYLQDENGVGYVLSGAGNFMDPSKKHQRKVPNGYLRFHYGAEDSLGGFAYVEISPKEMSVTYIEASGKSLFKTRLPRRARPERPRAHYPKA